One stretch of Halococcus hamelinensis 100A6 DNA includes these proteins:
- a CDS encoding UbiA family prenyltransferase yields the protein MARGDLRDRFEAYASLVRLPNLFSAPPDVMLGAALVAASGGAVSIPALAGLAVASVLLYAGGTTLNDYFDAPVDSRERPERPIPSGRVPRSRAGALGGGLLVAGVLVGFLAAGPRAGLVAAALAGVVLAYDGWLKGTGVGFLAMGVARGLDVVLGFAAGGFRLPTWVVFVPLVVVVYIALVTRMAANEATTTERGVVAGAAGGVVLGGAAVFALVGVVRPPLVETLLAVALVAGFFAWTGRAIGEAYATPRPDTVGPAVGTCVLALVVLDAAFAAVAGVPWALVAFAFLVPAVGFSRLFDVS from the coding sequence GTGGCGCGCGGCGACCTTCGGGACCGGTTCGAGGCCTACGCGAGTCTGGTCCGGCTGCCGAACCTCTTCAGCGCCCCGCCCGACGTGATGCTCGGCGCGGCGCTCGTCGCCGCGAGCGGCGGGGCGGTGTCGATACCGGCGCTCGCCGGCCTCGCAGTCGCTTCGGTCCTCCTGTATGCCGGCGGGACGACGCTCAACGACTACTTCGACGCGCCGGTCGATTCGCGGGAACGCCCCGAGCGCCCGATCCCCAGCGGACGGGTCCCGCGGTCGCGGGCGGGCGCGCTCGGCGGTGGCTTGCTCGTGGCCGGGGTTCTCGTCGGCTTTCTCGCAGCCGGTCCGCGGGCTGGACTGGTCGCCGCGGCGCTCGCCGGCGTCGTGCTCGCCTACGACGGCTGGCTGAAGGGAACTGGTGTTGGTTTCCTCGCGATGGGGGTCGCACGCGGCCTCGATGTCGTACTCGGATTCGCAGCGGGCGGCTTTCGGCTACCGACCTGGGTCGTGTTCGTCCCGCTGGTCGTGGTCGTCTACATCGCGCTCGTCACGAGGATGGCGGCGAACGAGGCCACCACCACCGAGCGGGGCGTCGTAGCGGGCGCGGCGGGCGGGGTCGTTCTCGGCGGGGCCGCGGTTTTCGCGCTGGTCGGGGTCGTTCGGCCGCCGCTCGTCGAGACCCTCCTCGCGGTCGCGCTCGTCGCCGGCTTCTTCGCGTGGACCGGACGGGCGATCGGGGAGGCCTACGCGACACCCCGACCGGACACCGTCGGCCCGGCGGTCGGGACCTGCGTGCTCGCGCTCGTCGTCCTCGACGCGGCGTTCGCGGCGGTCGCGGGGGTTCCGTGGGCGCTCGTCGCGTTCGCGTTTCTGGTGCCGGCCGTCGGGTTCTCGCGACTGTTCGACGTCTCGTAG
- a CDS encoding TatD family hydrolase — MEIIDPHMHMVSRSADDYQRARMAGVECCIEPAFWSGTDKEHAGSFFDYFEQIIDFETARAERAGGMSHYVTIGLEPKEANYREMAEEVLEGIPEYLDRENVVGVGEIGFDQGTDDEEWALREQLRMADERELPVIIHTPHTDKPSGTERIVEVIEDEGVTQERIVIDHNTEETIETSLTTDCWVGFTLYPGKIEDEAAIDLLEEYGTDKMLFNSAADWDPSDPLAVPKARDKMLDRGWDHEDVKKVVFDNPYDFFDQSPNFDYERP; from the coding sequence ATGGAGATCATCGACCCGCACATGCACATGGTCTCGCGCTCGGCCGACGACTACCAGCGCGCGCGGATGGCCGGCGTCGAGTGCTGCATCGAACCCGCCTTCTGGAGCGGTACCGACAAGGAGCACGCGGGATCGTTCTTCGATTACTTCGAGCAGATCATCGACTTCGAGACCGCACGCGCCGAGCGCGCCGGTGGGATGAGTCATTACGTGACCATCGGCCTCGAACCCAAGGAGGCCAACTACCGCGAGATGGCCGAGGAGGTGCTCGAAGGCATCCCCGAGTACCTCGACCGCGAGAACGTCGTCGGGGTCGGCGAGATCGGCTTCGACCAGGGGACGGACGACGAAGAGTGGGCGCTCCGCGAGCAACTTCGGATGGCCGACGAGCGCGAGCTCCCGGTCATCATCCACACCCCACACACCGACAAACCCTCGGGCACCGAGCGGATCGTGGAGGTCATCGAGGACGAGGGCGTGACCCAAGAGCGGATCGTGATCGACCACAACACGGAGGAGACCATCGAAACCTCGCTCACCACCGACTGCTGGGTCGGCTTCACGCTCTACCCCGGGAAGATCGAGGACGAGGCGGCGATCGACCTCCTCGAAGAGTACGGCACCGACAAGATGCTGTTCAACAGCGCCGCCGACTGGGATCCCTCGGACCCCCTCGCGGTACCCAAAGCACGGGACAAGATGCTCGACCGTGGCTGGGACCACGAGGACGTGAAGAAAGTCGTCTTCGACAACCCCTACGACTTTTTCGACCAGTCGCCGAACTTCGACTACGAGCGACCATGA
- a CDS encoding sugar phosphate isomerase/epimerase family protein produces the protein MNFGFSANAFREYDPYETIEIVADAGYDGVELLFDRPHLYPPDTDEETVERVKETLAENDLAISNCNAFMLTAIEGFHHPSYIEPDTDYRQRRIDYTKDALRTAAALDHDYISIEPGGPIPEEKSREWALETFVESLEEVLPVAEEVGVDLHVEPEPDLLIETADEYLEFVERISHPQVRCNFDAGHLFSVGEDPVAAYETLSEYVDHVHLEDIPEDRRHEHTQLGEGAMDIDGFLGALDDAGYEEFVTVELYPYEETAAETVEDAMAYLETHGWA, from the coding sequence ATGAACTTCGGGTTCTCCGCCAACGCGTTCCGCGAGTACGACCCCTACGAGACCATCGAGATCGTCGCCGATGCGGGTTACGACGGGGTCGAACTCCTGTTCGACCGGCCCCACCTCTACCCGCCCGACACCGACGAGGAGACGGTCGAGAGAGTCAAAGAAACCCTCGCCGAGAACGACCTCGCGATCAGCAACTGTAACGCGTTCATGCTGACCGCGATCGAGGGCTTTCACCACCCCTCCTACATCGAGCCGGACACCGACTACCGCCAGCGCCGGATCGACTACACGAAGGACGCGCTCCGGACCGCGGCGGCGCTCGACCACGACTACATCTCGATCGAGCCAGGTGGCCCGATCCCGGAAGAGAAATCCCGCGAGTGGGCGCTCGAAACGTTCGTCGAGAGCCTCGAAGAAGTCCTGCCCGTCGCGGAGGAAGTGGGTGTGGACCTCCACGTCGAACCCGAACCCGACCTCCTGATCGAGACCGCCGACGAGTACCTCGAATTCGTCGAGCGGATCAGTCATCCACAGGTTCGCTGTAACTTCGACGCGGGCCACCTCTTCAGCGTGGGCGAGGACCCGGTCGCGGCGTACGAGACCCTCTCGGAGTACGTCGACCACGTCCACCTCGAGGACATTCCCGAGGACCGCCGGCACGAACACACCCAGCTCGGCGAGGGCGCGATGGACATCGACGGCTTCCTCGGTGCGCTCGACGACGCGGGGTACGAGGAATTCGTGACGGTCGAACTCTACCCCTACGAGGAGACGGCGGCAGAGACGGTCGAGGACGCGATGGCCTACCTCGAAACCCACGGGTGGGCCTGA